The Roseovarius indicus genome has a segment encoding these proteins:
- a CDS encoding DMT family transporter, with translation MARSDNLTGALLMMASMACFTLNDTMMKLMAGDVPLFQLLFLRGVFTTAAVAVIAWRMGAFGARVPRRDWWIILWRTVGETGAAYFFLTALFNMPLANVTSILAALPLTITLAAAVFLREPVGWKRLAAIVVGFGGVLLIVRPGASDFNVFSLYALTAVGFVTLRDLSTRRLSKETPSMLVTLITSAAIMVFFGLGSLAGEWAQMDGRALGLTVGASVMIIGGYLFSIMVMRVGEIGFTAPFRYTGLIWALVLGWLAFGDWPETITLVGAAIVSGSGLFTLYRESRQARRKYAVQALRRH, from the coding sequence ATGGCCCGATCCGACAACCTGACCGGTGCGCTTCTGATGATGGCGTCGATGGCGTGTTTCACGCTGAACGACACCATGATGAAGCTGATGGCCGGGGATGTTCCCCTGTTCCAGTTGCTGTTCCTGCGCGGCGTGTTCACCACCGCCGCGGTGGCGGTGATCGCGTGGCGGATGGGCGCCTTCGGGGCGCGGGTGCCGCGGCGCGATTGGTGGATCATCCTGTGGCGCACCGTGGGCGAGACGGGGGCGGCCTATTTCTTCCTGACCGCGCTCTTCAACATGCCATTGGCCAACGTGACCTCGATCCTGGCGGCGCTGCCGCTGACGATCACGCTGGCGGCCGCCGTCTTCCTGCGCGAGCCGGTGGGGTGGAAACGGCTGGCGGCGATCGTGGTGGGGTTCGGGGGCGTGCTGCTGATCGTGCGGCCCGGTGCGTCGGATTTCAACGTCTTCTCGCTCTACGCCCTGACCGCGGTGGGTTTCGTGACGCTGAGGGACCTGTCGACGCGCAGGCTGTCGAAGGAGACGCCGTCGATGCTGGTGACGCTGATCACCTCGGCCGCGATCATGGTGTTTTTCGGCCTGGGCAGCCTGGCCGGCGAGTGGGCGCAGATGGATGGCCGGGCGCTGGGCCTGACGGTCGGGGCGTCAGTCATGATCATTGGGGGCTACCTGTTCTCGATCATGGTGATGCGGGTTGGCGAGATCGGCTTCACCGCGCCGTTCCGCTATACCGGGCTGATCTGGGCGCTGGTGCTTGGCTGGCTGGCCTTCGGAGACTGGCCCGAGACGATCACGCTTGTCGGGGCCGCGATCGTGTCGGGCAGCGGGCTTTTCACGCTGTACCGGGAGTCCCGGCAGGCGCGGAGAAAATACGCCGTACAAGCGCTTCGTCGACATTGA